A DNA window from Castanea sativa cultivar Marrone di Chiusa Pesio chromosome 7, ASM4071231v1 contains the following coding sequences:
- the LOC142644413 gene encoding uncharacterized protein LOC142644413, which produces MVGQRDDESVWDSVENGYVRPTTAKSEWEKAALALANANSKAINAIFCYVPTDEFHRISHVKTAKEAWTILKTTYEGTKKVKDIKLQMLTTRFEELKMSDDESFDSFYGKLNEIVIAKLNLGKKIKNAKVVRKILRSLLESFRAKVTIIEESKVLDEIKN; this is translated from the exons ATGGTGGGTCAGAGAGATG ATGAGTCCGTATGGGATTCTGTTGAGAATGGGTATGTTAGGCCCACGACAGCCAAGTCCGAATGGGAGAAGGCAGCTCTTGCTTTGGCAAATGCAAATAGCAAAGCAATTAATGCAATCTTTTGCTATGTGCCTACTGATGAATTTCACAGGATATCACATGTGAAGACCGCCAAGGAAGCTTGGACAATTCTTAAGactacctatgaaggtaccaagaaagTCAAGGACATAAAGCTCCAAATGCTTACCACTCGATTTGAAGAGCTTAAGATGAGCgatgatgagtcatttgattcattctatggGAAGCTCAATGAAATCGTGATTGCCAAGCTTAATCTCGGAAAGAAGATTAAGAatgctaaggtggtgagaaagattTTGAGGTCTTTACTGGAGAGCTTTCGTGCAAAGGTCACAATTATAGAAGAGAGCAAAGTTTTGGATGAGATCAAGAATTAA